The following proteins are encoded in a genomic region of Rattus rattus isolate New Zealand chromosome 2, Rrattus_CSIRO_v1, whole genome shotgun sequence:
- the LOC116890994 gene encoding protein FAM111A-like isoform X1, producing MSSKKRKSQKIPFNTSKNKKIKDYFSQVPKEEQNDPSISQVKVDSKKMPRDITNTRNQRPLSPKKTQQDQTPPLYKKILVTLGVNARKHKNMKHVLTDRETSSLYAALNSLGAVKEEIECQKGKEMLVCGKEGIEGYLNLGMPLCCIPEGSHVVITFCQCKSKTKETKQFFEPQDQASTNYVRFYIHAVGSKRKKILKCGELHKEGNKVCVYGSKGENVRDTLRKDGRFCSFIESDHWKLINDLDTIIENTQPVDELEGKLFQVAAELPKNPRVVSVMQNSGLENRDFHKLEDYIVNAYPTLKEEGEKLRAYIKKESKKRKKGSLFKVHKEHFGKITKNSTPVKVHKHLSKVSDSVGFLWWNNNGKQGCATCFVFKGLYILTCRHVITSIVGEGIDPCQWASLISHCVKVTFGYEEFPLVEDKFFEVKPWFEISNERLDYAVLKLRENGQEVPAGLYNGIGPVPLSGLIYIIGHPDGEKKSTDGCAVVPQGHREKKCQENFQARKEANYWISTSFFPIYTQRSFHDVFHNHDVVTYDTTFFGGSSGSPVFDSNGSLVAMHAAGITCPDQNGVFNIIEFGFTMESILANIKQNKQWYDTIFVNDRDAEMLSTDS from the exons ATGAGTTCTAAGAAGCGCAAATCACAGAAGATCCCATTTAAtaccagtaaaaataaaaaaatcaaagactatTTCTCTCAG GTTCCCAAAGAAGAGCAGAATGATCCCAGTATTTCTCAAGTAAAAGTGGACTCTAAAAAAATGCCAAGGGATATAACCAACACCAGGAACCAAAGACCACTTTCACCTAAGAAAACTCAACAAGATCAGACTCCTCCCCTATATAAGAAAATTCTGGTCACCTTGGGTGTGAACGctaggaaacacaaaaacatgaAACATGTGCTCACAGATAGGGAGACAAGTAGCTTGTATGCAGCACTTAACAGTCTCGGTGCTGTCAAAGAAGAGATAGAATGCCAAAAGGGCAAAGAAATGCTGGTATGCGGCAAAGAAGGAATTGAAGGATACTTAAACCTTGGCATGCCCCTCTGCTGTATACCAGAAGGCAGCCATGTGGTCATTACATTTTGTCAATGTAAAAGTAAgacaaaagaaactaaacaattcTTTGAACCACAGGACCAAGCATCTACCAATTATGTCCGATTTTACATTCATGCAGTTGGGAGTAAGAGGAAAAAGATTCTGAAGTGTGGGGAACTTCACAAAGAGGGGAACAAAGTCTGTGTCTATGGCTCCAAGGGAGAGAACGTCAGAGACACTCTGAGGAAGGACGGcaggttttgttctttcataGAGAGTGACCATTGGAAACTCATTAATGACCTGGACACCATCATAGAAAACACTCAGCCAGTTGATGAGTTAGAGGGCAAGCTCTTTCAGGTTGCAGCTGAGCTACCAAAGAACCCTAGGGTAGTCTCTGTCATGCAGAATTCTGGGTTAGAGAACAGAGACTTCCATAAGCTAGAAGACTATATTGTGAATGCGTACCCTACAttgaaagaagaaggagaaaaactcAGAGCATACatcaagaaagaaagtaaaaaaagaaagaaaggttccttaTTCAAAGTGCATAAAGAACACTTtgggaaaataacaaaaaattctaCTCCTGTTAAAGTGCACAAACATCTTTCGAAAGTCAGTGACTCAGTTGGGTTCCTATGGTGGAACAACAATGGAAAGCAGGGCTGTGCCacctgctttgtttttaaaggattatACATTTTGACTTGCCGACATGTGATAACTAGTATTGTGGGTGAAGGCATAGATCCATGTCAGTGGGCAAGCTTAATTAGTCACTGTGTAAAGGTGACCTTTGGTTATGAAGAGTTCCCACTAGTAGAAGACAAGTTTTTTGAGGTTAAACCTTGGTTTGAGATATCTAATGAAAGACTTGACTATGCTGTCCTAAAACTGAGGGAAAATGGACAAGAAGTTCCTGCTGGACTGTATAATGGAATAGGACCTGTGCCACTTAGTGGGTTAATATATATCATTGGCCATCCTGATGGAGAAAAGAAGTCTACTGATGGCTGTGCAGTGGTCCCTCAAGgtcatagagaaaaaaaatgtcaggaaaattttcaagcaagaaaggaagcaaaCTACTGGATTTCTACATCTTTTTTccctatatacacacaaagaagttTCCACGATGTGTTTCACAATCATGATGTGGTTACTTATGACACCACTTTTTTTGGTGGGTCTTCTGGATCCCCAGTATTTGATTCTAATGGTTCATTGGTGGCCATGCATGCTGCTGGCATCACTTGTCCAGACCAGAATGGAGTTTTTAATATCATTGAGTTTGGTTTTACTATGGAATCCATTCTTGCtaatattaagcaaaataaacagTGGTATGATACCATTTTTGTAAATGATCGGGATGCAGAAATGCTGAGCACAGACTCCTGA
- the LOC116890994 gene encoding protein FAM111A-like isoform X2 produces the protein MKHVLTDRETSSLYAALNSLGAVKEEIECQKGKEMLVCGKEGIEGYLNLGMPLCCIPEGSHVVITFCQCKSKTKETKQFFEPQDQASTNYVRFYIHAVGSKRKKILKCGELHKEGNKVCVYGSKGENVRDTLRKDGRFCSFIESDHWKLINDLDTIIENTQPVDELEGKLFQVAAELPKNPRVVSVMQNSGLENRDFHKLEDYIVNAYPTLKEEGEKLRAYIKKESKKRKKGSLFKVHKEHFGKITKNSTPVKVHKHLSKVSDSVGFLWWNNNGKQGCATCFVFKGLYILTCRHVITSIVGEGIDPCQWASLISHCVKVTFGYEEFPLVEDKFFEVKPWFEISNERLDYAVLKLRENGQEVPAGLYNGIGPVPLSGLIYIIGHPDGEKKSTDGCAVVPQGHREKKCQENFQARKEANYWISTSFFPIYTQRSFHDVFHNHDVVTYDTTFFGGSSGSPVFDSNGSLVAMHAAGITCPDQNGVFNIIEFGFTMESILANIKQNKQWYDTIFVNDRDAEMLSTDS, from the coding sequence atgaAACATGTGCTCACAGATAGGGAGACAAGTAGCTTGTATGCAGCACTTAACAGTCTCGGTGCTGTCAAAGAAGAGATAGAATGCCAAAAGGGCAAAGAAATGCTGGTATGCGGCAAAGAAGGAATTGAAGGATACTTAAACCTTGGCATGCCCCTCTGCTGTATACCAGAAGGCAGCCATGTGGTCATTACATTTTGTCAATGTAAAAGTAAgacaaaagaaactaaacaattcTTTGAACCACAGGACCAAGCATCTACCAATTATGTCCGATTTTACATTCATGCAGTTGGGAGTAAGAGGAAAAAGATTCTGAAGTGTGGGGAACTTCACAAAGAGGGGAACAAAGTCTGTGTCTATGGCTCCAAGGGAGAGAACGTCAGAGACACTCTGAGGAAGGACGGcaggttttgttctttcataGAGAGTGACCATTGGAAACTCATTAATGACCTGGACACCATCATAGAAAACACTCAGCCAGTTGATGAGTTAGAGGGCAAGCTCTTTCAGGTTGCAGCTGAGCTACCAAAGAACCCTAGGGTAGTCTCTGTCATGCAGAATTCTGGGTTAGAGAACAGAGACTTCCATAAGCTAGAAGACTATATTGTGAATGCGTACCCTACAttgaaagaagaaggagaaaaactcAGAGCATACatcaagaaagaaagtaaaaaaagaaagaaaggttccttaTTCAAAGTGCATAAAGAACACTTtgggaaaataacaaaaaattctaCTCCTGTTAAAGTGCACAAACATCTTTCGAAAGTCAGTGACTCAGTTGGGTTCCTATGGTGGAACAACAATGGAAAGCAGGGCTGTGCCacctgctttgtttttaaaggattatACATTTTGACTTGCCGACATGTGATAACTAGTATTGTGGGTGAAGGCATAGATCCATGTCAGTGGGCAAGCTTAATTAGTCACTGTGTAAAGGTGACCTTTGGTTATGAAGAGTTCCCACTAGTAGAAGACAAGTTTTTTGAGGTTAAACCTTGGTTTGAGATATCTAATGAAAGACTTGACTATGCTGTCCTAAAACTGAGGGAAAATGGACAAGAAGTTCCTGCTGGACTGTATAATGGAATAGGACCTGTGCCACTTAGTGGGTTAATATATATCATTGGCCATCCTGATGGAGAAAAGAAGTCTACTGATGGCTGTGCAGTGGTCCCTCAAGgtcatagagaaaaaaaatgtcaggaaaattttcaagcaagaaaggaagcaaaCTACTGGATTTCTACATCTTTTTTccctatatacacacaaagaagttTCCACGATGTGTTTCACAATCATGATGTGGTTACTTATGACACCACTTTTTTTGGTGGGTCTTCTGGATCCCCAGTATTTGATTCTAATGGTTCATTGGTGGCCATGCATGCTGCTGGCATCACTTGTCCAGACCAGAATGGAGTTTTTAATATCATTGAGTTTGGTTTTACTATGGAATCCATTCTTGCtaatattaagcaaaataaacagTGGTATGATACCATTTTTGTAAATGATCGGGATGCAGAAATGCTGAGCACAGACTCCTGA